The Streptomyces lienomycini sequence GAGGCGACCGCCCCGGTGACGGACTGGTCGTACGTCCAGGACGGCGACCTGGGGCGGGTCCGCCAGCCGATCGACGCGATCTGCCTCAACTACTACACGCCGACCGTGGTGTCGGCGGCCGACGCCGACTCGCGTGTCCCGCGCGCCGACGGGCACGGCACGAGCGACCACTCGCCGTGGCCCGCCGCGGACGACGTGGCGTTCCACCAGCCGCCGGGCGAGCGCACGGAGATGGGCTGGAGCGTCGACCCGTCCGGCCTGCACGAGCTGATCATGCGCTACCACCGCGAGGCCCCCGGCACCGCGCTGTACATCAGCGAGAACGGCGCGGCCTACGACGACAAGCCCGGCGCGGACGGCACGGTGCACGACCCCGAGCGGGTCGCCTACCTGAACGGCCACCTCGCGGCGGTCCGGCAGGCCATCGCCGACGGCGCCGACGTCCGCGGCTACTACCTGTGGTCCCTGCTGGACAACTTCGAGTGGGCGTACGGCTACGAGAAGCGCTTCGGCGCGGTGTACGTCGACTACGCCTCCCAGGAGCGCACCCCGAAGTCGAGTGCCCTCTGGTACGGGCGGGCGGCCCGCACCGGGACGCTGCCGCCGGTGGACCTCGCCGGGTAGGCCCCTCGCGGGAGCCCGGGGGCGAGGGGGCCGGGAGGACGGCTGAAGCGGGGCGCGGCATTCCACGGGGGGATGCCGCGCCCCGCTCGTAGGGCCGGTGTGGGGGGAGAGCCCGGCCCTACCGGTAGGCGGCGAACGCCTTGGCGAAGGCGTTCGCCTCCTGGTCCACGGAGCTGCAGGTGGCGTCGGCCGAGGGCTTCGGGCCGCCGGGGCACGCCTTGTCGCGGGTCGCGGACCACATCGACAGTCCGCCGAGGCCCTTGGTCTTCGCGAACTCCACCAGCTGGGCGGCGTCCTCGACCCGGAAGACCTCGGAGGCGACGTCGTTGACGCCGATCATCGGGGTGACGGCGACCGTCTTCCAGGCGTCGGCGTCGGACCGGCCGAGGACGCCCTTGAGCTGGGCCTGGGTGGCGGTGGCGGCCTGCTCGGCGTAGGTGCCCATGTCGGCGCTGTACGCGGGGCCGTAGTCCATCGCCATGATGTTGACGGTGTCGACGGCCACGCCGTTCCTCTTCGCGTCGGCGAGGAGGTCGACGCCCGCCTGGGTGAGTCCCTCGGGCATCACCGGGAGGGTGAAGGAGACGTCCAGGCCGGGGTGCTGCTTCTGGAGGGCGGTGATCGCCTGGGCGCGGCGGGTGTTGGCGGCCGTGTCGGGCAGCGCGCCGCCCTCGACGTCGAAGTCGACCTTGGTGAGCCGGTAGGCGTCGACGACCTTGCCGTACGCCGCGGCGAGCGCGTCGGCCGACGTGCAGGTCGTGCCCAGTTCGGAGCCGGAGGCGCCGCCGAAGGAGACGCGGACGTCGCCGCCCTTCGCGCGCAGGGCGCCGATCTGGGCGGCCACGGCGTCGCTCGCGAGGTCGGTGACGCCGCCCCACTTGGGGGTGCAGCCGCCGCCGTCGGTGACGAAGGCGAGGGTGTACTCCCGCACGCCGGTCGCCTCGGCGTGCGCGAGCAGGTCGAAGGCCGGGTAGAGGGACGTGTCGACGTACGGGGCGAAGCCGGAACCGGCCGCGGTGCCGTTTCCGGGAGTGCCGGTGGGGGCCGGGGTGTTGGGGGTGCCGGTCGGGGCCGGCCCGGTGGTGTCGGTGGCCGTGGGGCTGGGGGTCGGGGTGGGCACCGGGGGTTCGGTGGGGCGGCCGCTGGGCTCGGGGGTGGCGCCGTCGTCCGCCGAGCAGGCGGCGCCGTCGACGAGGCAACCGGTCGGGTCGGCGGTGCCGTCGACGACGAAGCCGACCGTGACGGACTCGCCCGCCTTCAGCCCGTCCGTGTCCCACTTCGGCCCGGTCACGGTGACGTGCTGCCCGTCGGTCGTCGACTCGGCGTTCCACAGGGAGCCCAGCTTCGCGCCGGAGGGCAGGTCGAACTCCAGCGTCCAGTCCGCCTTCGCCTGTCCGCTGTTGTTGGTGACGACGTACTGCGCGGTGTAGCCCGTGGACCACTCGCTGGTCTTCGTGTAGGCGGCGCCGACCGGGGCCGCCTGGGCGGTGCTGGTGAACAGCAGCGCGCCGCCGCCGGCCACGGCCGCCGCGACGAGGGCGCCGATCGCCTTGTTCCTGCCACTGACCTTGCGTCGGTGCGTGCGCATGACGTGCCTGCCTTCGCTGTTCACGGTGCCCCCGCGGGAGACGTGCGGGGGCGGGGTGGGGGTGCGGCAGCACGCTAGCGATCCGCAAACGGGCAAAGACCCTGATCCGGGCGGGGGTTGACGATCTTAGGGTGGGCTTAAGGAAGGGATCGGGGCC is a genomic window containing:
- a CDS encoding glycoside hydrolase family 18 protein, whose product is MRTHRRKVSGRNKAIGALVAAAVAGGGALLFTSTAQAAPVGAAYTKTSEWSTGYTAQYVVTNNSGQAKADWTLEFDLPSGAKLGSLWNAESTTDGQHVTVTGPKWDTDGLKAGESVTVGFVVDGTADPTGCLVDGAACSADDGATPEPSGRPTEPPVPTPTPSPTATDTTGPAPTGTPNTPAPTGTPGNGTAAGSGFAPYVDTSLYPAFDLLAHAEATGVREYTLAFVTDGGGCTPKWGGVTDLASDAVAAQIGALRAKGGDVRVSFGGASGSELGTTCTSADALAAAYGKVVDAYRLTKVDFDVEGGALPDTAANTRRAQAITALQKQHPGLDVSFTLPVMPEGLTQAGVDLLADAKRNGVAVDTVNIMAMDYGPAYSADMGTYAEQAATATQAQLKGVLGRSDADAWKTVAVTPMIGVNDVASEVFRVEDAAQLVEFAKTKGLGGLSMWSATRDKACPGGPKPSADATCSSVDQEANAFAKAFAAYR